From one Bacteroidota bacterium genomic stretch:
- a CDS encoding DUF2752 domain-containing protein yields MRISKAPFELIAWISSICYLAFINPEDQHVSLCFFKIIGLPWCPGCGIGHAISFLLHGEMMSSFRSHPLGLFALIVLVSRIIKLITMEYGKYSAAISSLLPSAHKS; encoded by the coding sequence ATGAGAATCAGCAAAGCGCCCTTTGAGTTAATCGCATGGATATCTTCTATCTGCTATTTGGCTTTTATCAATCCCGAAGATCAGCATGTTAGTCTTTGTTTTTTTAAAATCATAGGCTTGCCCTGGTGTCCGGGGTGTGGCATTGGTCATGCTATTTCGTTCCTGTTGCATGGGGAAATGATGAGTTCCTTTCGTTCGCATCCTTTGGGACTATTCGCATTAATCGTATTGGTTTCACGAATAATAAAGTTGATCACAATGGAGTATGGCAAATACTCAGCAGCGATTAGCAGTCTTCTTCCTTCCGCTCACAAATCTTAA
- a CDS encoding tetratricopeptide repeat protein — protein sequence MGSYPKSRYRADALFERGRAYMANGDSEKAKENFNLLLKEFPGSQYAKRSQLNIALVYYNNKQDELALAQFKKVIGTYPGTPEAAEALNSVKNIYISNGKPDDYFAYVKNIPNASVSTGAQDSITYEAAEQRYLKGNFDDAARDFDKYLTQFPNGAYKLNATFYKAECDFRNKNYSQSLIGYENIISEPANIYTEKSLAKAAALHYNGKEYTKAITYFLRLEATAELRENVLAAQTGLMRSYYSQPNYNEAIAYAKKLINGEKVSNDIVSEAHLTYGRSALQLNDFVGAKNEYTALSKQSSLAGAEAKYQLAFIDYKMGNFKASQKKCYDVANQVPSYDFWIGKSFILLADNYIALVDTFQAKATLQSILENYEKDPADPEDIKAMAQEKLDDLLLIEMNQMKKPEEQPEPETDLNKEEK from the coding sequence TTGGGCAGCTATCCGAAATCACGATACCGTGCCGATGCCTTGTTTGAGCGGGGACGTGCTTATATGGCCAATGGCGACAGTGAAAAAGCAAAGGAGAACTTCAATCTCTTATTGAAAGAATTTCCGGGAAGCCAATATGCAAAACGGTCGCAGTTGAATATTGCTTTGGTATATTACAACAATAAACAGGATGAGCTGGCCCTGGCTCAGTTCAAGAAAGTCATTGGCACTTATCCCGGAACTCCGGAAGCTGCAGAGGCTTTGAATAGTGTGAAGAACATCTACATCTCCAATGGCAAGCCCGACGATTACTTTGCTTATGTCAAAAACATTCCCAATGCCAGCGTCAGTACCGGAGCACAGGATTCTATCACCTATGAAGCGGCTGAACAACGTTACCTCAAAGGGAATTTCGATGATGCGGCGCGCGACTTCGATAAATACCTGACTCAATTCCCCAACGGTGCCTATAAACTGAATGCCACTTTCTACAAGGCGGAATGTGATTTCAGAAATAAAAACTATTCCCAATCCCTAATAGGTTACGAAAATATCATTTCCGAACCTGCCAATATTTATACGGAGAAATCCCTCGCCAAAGCTGCTGCATTGCATTATAACGGCAAAGAATATACGAAAGCCATTACCTATTTCCTTCGTCTGGAAGCAACGGCTGAGTTAAGAGAAAACGTATTGGCTGCACAAACCGGATTGATGCGATCCTATTATTCTCAACCCAATTACAACGAAGCCATCGCTTACGCCAAAAAGCTCATCAACGGTGAAAAAGTTTCTAACGATATCGTCTCTGAAGCGCATCTCACCTATGGAAGGTCCGCGCTGCAACTCAACGATTTTGTTGGGGCTAAAAATGAATACACAGCACTTTCAAAACAATCGAGTCTGGCCGGAGCAGAAGCCAAATACCAACTCGCTTTTATCGATTATAAAATGGGCAACTTCAAAGCTTCGCAGAAGAAATGTTACGATGTCGCCAATCAGGTACCTTCTTATGATTTCTGGATAGGGAAAAGTTTCATATTGCTTGCAGACAATTACATCGCATTGGTGGACACCTTCCAGGCCAAAGCTACCCTACAGAGTATTCTCGAGAATTACGAAAAAGACCCTGCTGATCCCGAAGACATCAAGGCCATGGCGCAAGAAAAACTCGATGACCTGCTGCTCATAGAAATGAATCAAATGAAGAAGCCGGAAGAACAACCTGAACCCGAGACCGATTTAAACAAAGAAGAAAAATAG
- a CDS encoding PKD domain-containing protein, producing the protein MNIRLLCLMTVLLLSCEYLFAQAPPNDNCGNASFVYLDPTGNTCFSDNNTTGTGDGISNTCDAAAIPPLPAGGHEIWYSYVASGTVNTISVSPSGATPAEKLSITVLTGNCSSPGVVNVCNTAATTFDPASVAFTAAAGTQIWFYVTALEDDGEFLVCISSTNGFINPALTCTNASPICNTYDFTSPGSGQPGTSPVPSCFNSPPVRPFWYKFTVGYNGPLEFTGFPTNIGGFRWALYDITLGCPGTEVACNSFYDPFLPFGMSSFAVNCTSSPACPPINVTSGNTYALMLDDTSQSNSGFDFNWGTGVLLLPTANFSVDSLIACGSLTADFTVSGAYNASTNWSFNFGDGSPVATGNGTNLVIPSHTYGPGTYLTRLTLTQPTGCSHTFSRQIVVKPKPIASFTISDDSLCFDGTNPVSADFTANSTSSLLFYDWIFPNNSGVLINGFGLANATWNVSGNIPVGLQITENGCASDTITDTLHIIAIPTANFSLPDTGCTGVDVNVVYSGSAAATATYAWTYGGGTVTTPSNTQFDISWNTPGTYTLSLAIEENGCLGFSYTDSIRIFNTPIVNFNAPVKICQGETITLTPLATGAPIGSIYTWDFGNATLLGGNPGDGSSGTLQWSVAGATYVSVAVLSPEGCLSAVDSTPLLVNALPDANFTISDHQLCGDDSTVFTYTGLSPAATTNFTFEFGGANILNASSTLPWGPFHLNYNSAGTYPIYIVANDNVCNSDTIRDTIFVTDYPISNAGANQQICAGQGIGIGTTPTAGYTYSWTPAQYLSAPLASNPIATVPIFGTTDTLVKFIVTTSQGFCSLNDTMELSVTAVQQAFFLPPDPQCFEGNSFDFAPYFGVVPGTSQTWIIAGDTISSAQVQNYSFPTSGLQTISLQTQTPGCPDDFYSAFVIIKPNPVVAIDANIISGCAPLDVTFQDLSPTIPGATHLWTFGDGIVSFLNNPVHTYSNPGTYLPTLTLTSADTCSTTDTLNTPITVYPASDATFLAQPLIASNLNPDFNFAAVVGSTDCYFDFGDGTGDSSCVASHSYNDVGTYTVTLYTTNAGGCKDTFSLTVEVRPNFSLYIPNAFTPNNDQKNDLFQVVAEGVQNFEIQVYNRRGQVVWESDNLIESWNGEYFNDGTECPSGIYVYEASARDFNRKKYKFRGRITIIR; encoded by the coding sequence ATGAACATCCGCCTTCTGTGTTTAATGACTGTGCTGTTGCTGTCGTGCGAATATCTTTTCGCTCAGGCACCTCCTAATGATAATTGCGGCAACGCCAGTTTTGTTTATCTTGATCCTACCGGAAACACCTGTTTCAGTGACAATAACACAACAGGTACGGGAGATGGGATTTCAAATACCTGCGATGCGGCAGCCATCCCTCCTCTTCCTGCAGGTGGTCATGAAATTTGGTATTCTTATGTGGCCAGTGGAACGGTGAATACGATTTCAGTTTCTCCCTCCGGAGCAACTCCTGCAGAAAAATTATCTATAACGGTACTGACAGGCAATTGCTCAAGTCCGGGAGTGGTGAATGTTTGCAATACCGCAGCCACTACCTTCGATCCGGCATCTGTTGCCTTTACCGCTGCTGCAGGAACTCAAATTTGGTTTTATGTAACAGCTCTTGAAGATGATGGCGAATTTTTAGTGTGCATCAGCAGTACAAACGGGTTTATCAATCCGGCATTAACGTGTACCAATGCCTCTCCGATATGCAATACTTATGATTTTACCAGCCCGGGATCGGGTCAGCCCGGCACATCGCCGGTACCTTCCTGTTTTAATTCACCACCGGTCAGACCTTTTTGGTATAAATTCACTGTGGGCTATAACGGACCATTGGAATTTACAGGGTTTCCAACAAACATTGGCGGATTCAGATGGGCATTGTACGATATTACGCTGGGATGTCCGGGAACAGAGGTGGCTTGCAACTCTTTCTACGATCCATTTCTTCCTTTTGGGATGTCTTCTTTCGCGGTGAATTGCACGTCCAGCCCCGCCTGCCCTCCTATTAATGTCACTTCCGGAAATACATATGCCTTGATGCTGGATGATACGTCACAAAGTAATTCCGGATTTGATTTCAACTGGGGTACGGGTGTACTCTTGCTTCCAACAGCTAATTTTTCTGTAGATAGTTTGATAGCCTGCGGATCACTCACTGCAGATTTCACAGTAAGTGGCGCCTACAATGCCAGTACGAATTGGTCCTTCAATTTTGGAGATGGCTCCCCGGTGGCTACAGGTAACGGCACAAATCTGGTGATCCCATCTCATACTTATGGGCCGGGTACTTATCTTACAAGATTAACTTTAACTCAACCTACGGGATGTTCACATACCTTTAGCCGACAAATAGTAGTAAAACCTAAACCGATCGCCTCCTTTACTATTTCCGACGATAGTTTATGTTTTGACGGTACCAATCCGGTTTCAGCGGATTTCACAGCTAACAGTACCAGTTCGTTGCTCTTTTACGATTGGATATTCCCCAACAACAGTGGCGTTTTAATCAATGGATTCGGATTAGCGAATGCTACCTGGAATGTTTCGGGTAATATTCCTGTTGGTTTACAAATCACTGAAAACGGATGTGCTTCTGATACCATCACCGACACTTTACATATTATCGCTATTCCAACGGCTAATTTTTCATTGCCTGATACTGGATGTACCGGAGTGGATGTTAATGTGGTCTATTCGGGGAGTGCAGCGGCTACGGCTACATACGCCTGGACTTATGGTGGCGGAACGGTGACGACGCCGTCGAATACGCAATTTGACATCAGCTGGAATACTCCGGGCACCTATACTTTAAGTCTGGCAATAGAGGAGAACGGATGTCTCGGATTTTCTTATACAGATTCTATCCGCATCTTCAATACACCGATTGTCAACTTCAACGCACCGGTAAAGATCTGCCAGGGAGAAACGATCACTTTAACTCCGTTAGCCACGGGTGCGCCCATTGGATCTATCTATACATGGGATTTCGGTAATGCGACACTGTTGGGTGGAAATCCGGGTGATGGAAGCAGCGGCACTCTCCAATGGTCTGTTGCGGGAGCCACCTATGTCAGTGTGGCAGTACTGAGTCCGGAAGGATGCCTCTCGGCTGTAGATTCCACGCCACTCCTGGTAAACGCCTTGCCGGATGCCAACTTCACCATCAGTGACCATCAGCTTTGTGGTGATGATTCTACTGTTTTTACTTACACCGGTTTATCACCCGCCGCCACAACAAATTTCACTTTCGAATTCGGAGGCGCCAATATTCTGAACGCCTCTTCCACTCTACCGTGGGGGCCATTCCATCTGAATTACAATAGCGCAGGAACTTATCCCATTTATATCGTGGCAAACGACAATGTTTGCAATTCAGATACCATTCGGGATACGATCTTCGTGACGGATTACCCGATTTCGAATGCAGGTGCCAATCAACAGATTTGTGCCGGGCAAGGAATCGGAATCGGGACAACACCTACGGCAGGATACACGTATAGCTGGACACCGGCTCAATACCTCAGCGCCCCATTAGCATCCAACCCTATTGCTACCGTTCCCATTTTCGGTACTACAGATACGTTAGTTAAATTTATTGTCACCACTTCACAAGGATTCTGTTCTCTAAACGATACGATGGAACTCAGTGTAACCGCTGTCCAGCAGGCGTTCTTTCTACCTCCCGATCCACAGTGTTTTGAAGGCAACAGTTTTGATTTCGCTCCTTATTTTGGTGTTGTACCGGGGACTTCGCAGACATGGATCATTGCAGGTGATACCATTTCTTCTGCACAAGTTCAAAATTACTCCTTCCCTACAAGCGGACTTCAAACCATTTCATTGCAAACTCAAACCCCGGGCTGTCCCGATGATTTCTATTCCGCGTTTGTCATCATTAAGCCGAATCCGGTGGTAGCCATCGATGCAAATATTATCAGTGGTTGCGCCCCTCTGGATGTTACTTTCCAGGATCTTAGCCCGACAATTCCCGGCGCAACTCATCTCTGGACCTTTGGAGATGGAATTGTTTCCTTCCTGAACAACCCGGTGCATACCTATAGTAATCCCGGCACTTACCTTCCTACATTAACCTTGACGAGTGCCGACACTTGTTCTACAACTGACACTTTAAACACTCCTATTACTGTTTATCCCGCTTCCGATGCGACATTCCTGGCTCAGCCACTTATAGCAAGTAACCTGAACCCTGATTTTAATTTCGCTGCTGTTGTTGGAAGCACGGACTGTTATTTTGATTTTGGAGATGGAACAGGCGACAGCAGTTGTGTTGCCTCGCATTCTTACAACGATGTAGGCACTTATACCGTCACACTTTATACGACTAACGCGGGAGGTTGTAAAGATACTTTTAGTCTGACTGTAGAAGTAAGACCCAATTTCTCCCTATACATTCCCAACGCCTTCACACCAAATAACGACCAGAAAAACGATTTGTTCCAGGTTGTGGCAGAAGGGGTGCAGAATTTTGAAATACAGGTGTACAACCGTCGGGGACAAGTGGTATGGGAAAGCGACAATCTCATCGAATCCTGGAATGGCGAATACTTTAACGATGGAACAGAATGTCCTTCCGGCATCTATGTTTATGAAGCGAGCGCCCGTGATTTCAACAGAAAGAAATATAAATTCAGAGGTAGAATTACAATAATCCGATAA
- a CDS encoding insulinase family protein, with amino-acid sequence MDKPGIYYLKNGLCVLHLFHKESQVVHCGILLKAGTRDEPAGKEGLAHFIEHSLFKGTEKRKSFHILNRLEVVGGELNAYTTKEETCVHASVMNRHFERALELISDIVFHSVYPPKEVEKEKEVIIDEIRSYQDTPYEQIFDDFEGQLFKGHPLGHPILGTEESVRNFNRKDLVNYTRSHYNPSSMVFAVSGNIEEKKLLALAEQYFGEYKGQKSSTNRISFKKYKPESIIQERAVNQVHYMMGRPAFGLKDPRRFSLVLFNNILGGPGMNSRLNLNVREKYGFTYTIESGYHTYTDSGIFHVYFATDSKHFNKTRELVEKELRKICKEKITPSRFRQYKEQMIGQIELVQENRLSVMLSLAKSQLNLGKVFTLEEIKKRFSDMQPRDIQEVANEILEPSYRSELIYQPK; translated from the coding sequence ATGGATAAACCCGGTATTTATTATTTGAAAAACGGATTATGCGTTTTGCACCTTTTTCATAAAGAAAGTCAGGTCGTTCATTGTGGTATCCTCCTGAAAGCGGGCACCAGGGATGAGCCTGCCGGGAAAGAAGGTTTGGCCCATTTTATCGAGCACTCCCTTTTCAAAGGAACTGAAAAAAGGAAGTCGTTTCATATCCTCAACCGCCTGGAAGTGGTGGGTGGCGAATTGAATGCCTATACTACCAAGGAAGAAACCTGCGTCCACGCTTCGGTGATGAATCGCCATTTTGAAAGGGCATTAGAGTTGATTTCCGATATTGTATTTCATTCCGTTTATCCACCAAAGGAAGTGGAGAAAGAAAAAGAAGTCATCATTGATGAAATCCGTTCTTATCAGGATACTCCCTATGAGCAGATTTTTGATGATTTTGAGGGACAGCTTTTTAAAGGTCATCCTTTGGGTCATCCCATACTTGGAACAGAGGAGTCGGTGCGAAATTTTAACCGGAAGGATCTGGTGAATTACACCCGGTCACATTATAACCCTTCTTCCATGGTTTTTGCGGTGAGCGGAAATATAGAGGAGAAAAAATTGCTGGCATTGGCGGAGCAGTACTTTGGAGAATATAAAGGCCAAAAGAGTTCGACGAATCGAATTTCATTTAAAAAGTACAAGCCGGAGTCCATTATACAAGAGCGGGCGGTGAATCAGGTGCATTATATGATGGGGCGTCCTGCTTTTGGATTAAAAGACCCCAGAAGGTTTAGTCTGGTATTGTTTAATAATATACTCGGCGGACCGGGCATGAACTCCCGCCTGAACCTGAATGTCAGAGAAAAGTATGGATTTACGTATACCATAGAATCAGGTTATCATACATATACCGATTCGGGGATTTTTCACGTTTACTTTGCAACGGATTCGAAGCATTTCAACAAGACCAGGGAGTTGGTAGAGAAGGAGCTGAGGAAAATTTGCAAGGAGAAAATAACACCTTCGCGGTTTCGACAGTATAAGGAACAAATGATCGGTCAAATTGAATTGGTTCAGGAAAATCGACTTAGTGTAATGCTGTCGCTGGCGAAAAGTCAATTGAATCTGGGGAAGGTGTTTACACTGGAAGAGATTAAAAAGCGCTTCAGCGATATGCAGCCGCGGGATATACAGGAAGTTGCCAATGAAATATTAGAACCTTCATACCGCTCTGAGCTCATCTATCAGCCAAAATAG
- a CDS encoding TonB-dependent receptor plug domain-containing protein, producing MLKRYVYTLFILLLIFTGRSYGQESLLKGRILNVINNEPVPFATVVLKDGKQAFPVNADSAGFYMISVPQPGLFNLEVIMTGFKSYYQFEIELTPKRITEINIPLEEDQKTLGEITITAQPFIRKEESPLSMRSIGVAEIKRNPGGNRDISKVLQSLPGVASVPSFRNDLIVRGGSPNENRFFLDGIEVPNINHFATQGASGGPVGLLNVDFINEVDFYSGAFPANRGNALSSVLDLKFKDGRTDKAGLNFTLGATDLASTFDGPISKNSTLIASYRRAYLQFLFAALELPFLPTYNDFQFKYKIKPDNKQEFTFLGLGAYDVFVLNKKANKTEEQQYLLGNLPENNQWTYTIGGSYKRYSENSYITVVLSRNHLNNRAQKYQNNDDAVSSNKILDYTSEEIENKFRLERTTLKNGWKTNAGISGEQSTYTNSTFNRIPNVGTVNYASEINFIKYGAFGQISKTLPGMGLVISLGGRLDANTFGEKMKNPADQFSPRLSLSKTITERLTFNANSGIYYQLPAYTILGFRDNDNMLVNKGVKYIRSTHFVAGFEYQNKKNSKYTIEGFYKRYANYPFGLSDSISIANQGSDFGVIGDEPVDSRSEGRSYGVEFLFQQKLYKGIYGLLSYTFVNSEFTNLTKDFTPSSWDYRHIISLTAGKTFKKNWEAGIRFRYNSGSPFTPFDVSTSSLRENWDISGQGINPSRYLVKELDNTSGSIIPSIGIIVSL from the coding sequence ATGCTAAAGAGATACGTTTACACTTTATTCATCCTTCTACTAATATTCACAGGTCGTTCATACGGACAGGAATCCCTGCTAAAAGGTCGTATTTTAAATGTTATCAATAACGAGCCGGTACCCTTTGCAACCGTTGTTCTTAAAGATGGAAAACAGGCTTTTCCGGTGAATGCCGATTCTGCCGGTTTCTATATGATCAGCGTTCCCCAGCCCGGCCTATTTAATCTGGAAGTGATCATGACCGGATTTAAATCTTATTACCAATTTGAAATTGAACTCACTCCCAAGAGAATCACGGAGATAAACATTCCCCTTGAAGAGGATCAAAAAACGCTTGGTGAAATCACTATTACAGCACAACCCTTCATCCGCAAGGAAGAAAGTCCATTGTCAATGAGAAGCATTGGTGTTGCGGAGATCAAGAGAAATCCTGGTGGTAACCGAGATATTTCGAAAGTACTGCAGTCACTACCCGGCGTGGCTTCTGTCCCCTCCTTTCGCAATGATTTAATAGTAAGAGGAGGCTCTCCCAACGAAAACCGATTCTTCCTGGATGGAATTGAAGTCCCTAACATCAATCATTTCGCCACGCAAGGTGCATCAGGTGGACCGGTAGGCTTACTTAATGTCGATTTTATCAATGAAGTGGATTTTTATTCGGGAGCTTTTCCGGCGAACAGGGGCAATGCGCTCAGCTCGGTCCTTGATCTTAAATTCAAGGATGGCAGAACGGATAAAGCCGGGCTTAACTTCACCTTAGGAGCCACAGATCTGGCAAGTACTTTCGATGGGCCTATCAGTAAGAACTCCACCCTCATTGCTTCCTACCGCCGGGCTTATCTTCAGTTCCTCTTCGCGGCTTTGGAACTGCCCTTCCTTCCTACTTATAATGACTTTCAGTTTAAATATAAAATCAAGCCGGACAACAAACAGGAATTCACCTTCCTGGGCCTGGGGGCTTACGATGTATTTGTACTCAATAAAAAAGCGAATAAAACGGAAGAGCAGCAATACTTACTGGGCAATCTTCCGGAAAACAATCAGTGGACGTATACCATAGGCGGCAGCTACAAGCGATACAGTGAAAACAGTTATATAACGGTAGTGCTTAGCCGCAATCATTTGAATAATCGTGCTCAAAAATATCAGAATAATGACGATGCAGTGAGCAGCAATAAAATCCTGGATTATACATCCGAAGAAATTGAAAATAAATTCCGTTTGGAAAGAACAACGCTAAAAAACGGTTGGAAGACCAATGCAGGTATCAGTGGAGAGCAATCCACCTACACCAATAGCACCTTCAACCGAATTCCGAATGTGGGTACCGTCAACTATGCATCAGAAATTAATTTCATCAAATACGGCGCATTCGGACAAATCAGCAAAACTTTACCGGGTATGGGACTTGTTATCTCTTTGGGCGGCCGACTCGATGCCAATACCTTCGGCGAGAAAATGAAGAATCCTGCAGATCAGTTTTCGCCCCGCCTCTCCCTCTCAAAAACAATTACCGAACGCCTTACTTTCAATGCGAACAGTGGCATCTACTATCAACTGCCGGCCTATACTATTCTAGGCTTCAGAGATAACGACAACATGCTTGTGAATAAAGGGGTGAAGTACATCCGTTCTACACATTTTGTAGCCGGATTTGAATACCAGAACAAGAAGAATTCAAAATATACAATCGAAGGTTTTTATAAGCGCTATGCCAACTATCCCTTTGGACTCAGCGATTCCATCAGTATTGCGAATCAGGGCAGCGACTTTGGCGTAATCGGTGATGAACCGGTAGATTCCAGATCGGAGGGCAGATCCTATGGCGTAGAATTTCTATTCCAGCAAAAACTTTACAAAGGCATTTATGGATTACTCTCCTACACCTTTGTAAACAGTGAATTCACGAACCTCACCAAAGATTTTACTCCATCCAGTTGGGACTACAGGCATATTATTAGCCTGACTGCCGGTAAAACATTTAAGAAAAACTGGGAGGCGGGTATTCGTTTCCGTTATAACAGCGGAAGCCCCTTTACTCCGTTTGACGTTAGCACCTCATCTCTCAGAGAAAATTGGGATATCAGCGGACAGGGTATTAATCCGAGTCGCTATCTGGTGAAGGAACTGGATAATACCAGTGGCAGTATTATACCGAGCATTGGAATTATTGTCTCCTTGTAG
- a CDS encoding tetratricopeptide repeat protein — MKKIFHKLLIVSCLLVSTGSFAQLTENFTEKDRDYKIAWELYVKEKYSAAKKVFESYLAENKGSEHNKINAEFYAAVCSYELFNPDAEQKLLIFTEKHSESTKAPLAWFYLGRQYYRIKKYTKALPAFEKADVYYLSGDEVPEYYFKTGYCYFNKGELDKAAKKFHEILNVKSKYQTAAQYYYGHIAYSNNNYKTALEYFGKLDSSATFGPLVPYYITQMYFETGKYDDVISYAVPVLQNKSPQNNAEIMRIVAESYYRKGDYKNALVYFDGYSQATPTLSRDDRYTIAFCEYKNADYNNAIQNFEKVTGKQDSLDQNAWYHLGDCYLKTANKTAARNAFQFASKLNHNTSIQENALFNYAKLSYELNLPGGLTAFSDFLKNYPDSKNADEANELLAELYLGTRNYKDALIALDNVKNKTTKTKGAYQKVAFFRGIEMMNDGENDKAIGMFEKAIINDIDPDIRAKAIYWKAEVLFKQEKLDLAIKQYRTFIFNPGSVNTSMYNLGNYNLGYCYFKLNNYQESQSWFRKYMAKRNSDEIAIYHDALLRTADCHYAMREYESALRYYNDAVTEKAASSDYALFQRGVIQGLQGDAEENQGRSPVCWAAIRNHDTVPMPCLSGDVLIWPMATVKKQRRTSISY, encoded by the coding sequence ATGAAGAAGATATTTCATAAATTACTGATTGTTAGCTGCTTGCTGGTGTCAACCGGCTCATTCGCACAACTCACCGAAAATTTTACCGAAAAAGACAGGGACTATAAGATCGCCTGGGAATTATATGTGAAAGAAAAGTACAGTGCTGCGAAGAAAGTTTTTGAATCCTATCTGGCAGAGAATAAAGGCAGCGAGCACAATAAAATCAATGCTGAATTCTACGCTGCTGTGTGTTCGTATGAATTATTTAATCCGGATGCAGAGCAAAAATTGTTAATTTTTACAGAGAAACATTCTGAAAGCACGAAAGCTCCTCTCGCCTGGTTTTATCTGGGACGACAGTATTACAGAATCAAAAAATACACGAAAGCCCTCCCTGCTTTTGAAAAGGCGGATGTCTATTATTTATCGGGAGATGAAGTTCCGGAGTATTATTTTAAGACCGGCTATTGCTATTTCAACAAGGGAGAACTCGATAAGGCGGCGAAGAAGTTTCACGAGATTCTGAATGTGAAATCCAAATATCAGACCGCAGCACAGTACTATTATGGTCATATTGCTTATTCCAACAACAATTATAAAACAGCACTGGAGTATTTTGGGAAATTAGACTCTTCGGCCACTTTTGGTCCATTGGTACCGTACTATATTACACAGATGTATTTTGAGACGGGCAAGTACGATGACGTTATCAGCTATGCCGTTCCAGTCCTGCAGAACAAGAGTCCGCAAAACAATGCGGAGATCATGCGTATTGTAGCGGAATCTTATTACAGAAAAGGAGACTATAAAAACGCATTGGTCTATTTTGATGGTTACTCACAAGCTACGCCTACGCTTAGCCGCGATGACAGATACACCATTGCCTTTTGCGAATATAAAAACGCCGACTACAACAATGCCATTCAAAATTTTGAGAAAGTTACAGGGAAGCAGGACTCTCTCGATCAGAATGCATGGTATCACTTGGGTGATTGTTATTTAAAAACCGCCAACAAAACAGCAGCACGGAACGCCTTCCAGTTTGCATCAAAGCTGAATCACAATACTTCCATTCAGGAAAACGCCCTCTTCAACTACGCCAAGCTTTCGTATGAATTGAATCTTCCCGGTGGCTTAACGGCATTCAGCGACTTCCTCAAGAACTACCCCGATTCAAAAAATGCTGATGAGGCCAATGAGTTACTCGCTGAACTTTATCTCGGCACACGTAACTACAAAGATGCGCTCATCGCTCTTGACAATGTTAAAAACAAAACGACAAAGACGAAAGGAGCCTACCAGAAAGTAGCCTTCTTCAGAGGAATAGAGATGATGAATGATGGTGAGAACGATAAAGCCATCGGCATGTTTGAAAAAGCAATCATCAACGATATAGATCCGGACATCAGAGCAAAAGCCATTTATTGGAAAGCAGAAGTCTTATTTAAACAGGAAAAATTAGATCTGGCCATCAAGCAGTACCGGACCTTTATCTTCAATCCCGGCTCTGTCAATACGTCGATGTATAACCTGGGCAACTACAATTTAGGATACTGCTATTTTAAACTGAACAATTATCAGGAATCACAATCCTGGTTCAGAAAGTACATGGCCAAAAGAAATTCCGATGAAATCGCCATTTACCATGATGCCCTTCTTCGAACTGCCGATTGCCACTATGCGATGCGGGAATATGAATCTGCGCTGCGCTACTACAACGACGCGGTCACTGAAAAGGCAGCATCTTCCGATTATGCCCTCTTCCAGCGTGGTGTCATTCAGGGATTACAGGGAGATGCAGAGGAAAATCAAGGACGCTCACCAGTCTGTTGGGCAGCTATCCGAAATCACGATACCGTGCCGATGCCTTGTTTGAGCGGGGACGTGCTTATATGGCCAATGGCGACAGTGAAAAAGCAAAGGAGAACTTCAATCTCTTATTGA
- a CDS encoding TM2 domain-containing protein has protein sequence MNNNLLMTLPGIESEELFFTQEAIKDLSEEQQKNFFLLYSGRRKDPQTILICALLGFVGVAGVHRFLVGQIGMGVLFFFTAGVCFVGTIIDLMNYKKLALEFNQRQVIECKLIAGSMGA, from the coding sequence ATGAACAACAATCTTTTAATGACATTGCCGGGAATTGAATCTGAAGAACTGTTCTTTACTCAGGAGGCTATTAAAGATCTTTCTGAAGAACAACAAAAGAATTTTTTCCTTTTGTATTCAGGCAGGAGGAAGGATCCTCAGACCATTTTGATATGCGCTTTGTTGGGATTTGTTGGTGTCGCGGGCGTACATCGGTTTTTAGTAGGTCAGATAGGCATGGGCGTTTTGTTTTTCTTTACTGCCGGTGTTTGCTTTGTAGGAACTATCATAGACCTTATGAACTATAAGAAATTGGCACTTGAATTCAATCAACGACAGGTCATAGAATGTAAATTGATAGCTGGATCTATGGGTGCATAG